The proteins below come from a single Streptomyces sp. SCSIO 75703 genomic window:
- a CDS encoding three component ABC system middle component, translated as MSAPARQLPEAAALFNPAFGAYVLAHCVAAHIAAGPSLPLPLPSSFLVLPLVLPPDSRAALPRDVRTPLASWLADNPIQRASYPHRAASLTHYTRASQRFGVRHNVLTVHSSGLAVTRQPRRPSANSHGAELVDCTRAAALVGRWLAATSPATAFALLGVRP; from the coding sequence ATGTCGGCTCCCGCGCGTCAACTCCCTGAAGCTGCAGCCCTGTTCAATCCCGCCTTCGGGGCGTATGTGCTGGCGCACTGTGTAGCGGCCCACATCGCAGCGGGCCCCAGTCTGCCTCTCCCCTTGCCGAGCAGCTTCCTGGTCCTTCCCCTGGTGCTGCCGCCGGACTCCCGCGCCGCGCTCCCGAGAGATGTCCGCACGCCGCTGGCCAGCTGGCTGGCTGATAATCCGATCCAGCGCGCGTCATACCCGCACCGCGCCGCCTCGCTAACGCATTACACCCGCGCGTCCCAGCGGTTCGGCGTCCGGCACAACGTGTTGACGGTGCATTCCAGCGGCCTCGCAGTGACCAGACAGCCCAGGCGTCCCAGCGCGAACAGTCATGGAGCGGAGCTCGTCGACTGCACACGCGCTGCGGCCCTCGTTGGCCGCTGGCTTGCAGCG
- a CDS encoding ABC-three component system protein: MTEKMPHSAAGQMLGYLYQCEWALVELAQRWFKDAEATLRMEMLDDIDLLHGSVPVELVQSKHHGGQGEIGSTSADLWRSINSWCDALEILGDAPLPLLRLVTTQQVSAGSLLEKLRADPQTRDVAAALAALEELAGDDEGPKTTRPWRERFLRCTPVVREALVGQIVVDDLAPRVSEVDSKLREVIGVWKTDQGQSQEILEELKGWWWGVSKEMLDRSNPSRRETVSAEELRTKIDYVMSKYAQTSLPISDRLERLTEEEVARYKDRVFVAQLQLLKLGRRSIRFHLGEYHHAWTHRSRWLHRHYVAQSELDQFESDLRREWEMVFSKLADAFDAGEYGDDAVKAGVDILDKAMAAVETLRLRPQVEKRWVARGTLHALADLATQDDEPVGWHPDFENLLSQSSDTADGEE, encoded by the coding sequence GTGACAGAGAAGATGCCCCACTCAGCGGCTGGCCAGATGCTGGGCTACCTCTACCAGTGCGAGTGGGCGTTGGTAGAGCTGGCGCAGCGGTGGTTCAAGGACGCAGAGGCCACGCTACGCATGGAGATGCTGGACGACATTGACCTGCTGCACGGGTCAGTTCCTGTCGAGCTTGTGCAGTCCAAGCATCATGGCGGTCAGGGAGAGATCGGCTCCACCAGTGCTGATCTGTGGCGTTCTATCAATTCCTGGTGCGATGCCTTAGAGATCCTCGGGGACGCGCCGCTGCCGCTGCTCCGCTTGGTCACCACGCAGCAGGTTTCTGCCGGGAGCCTCCTGGAGAAGCTGCGCGCCGATCCGCAGACGCGCGATGTAGCCGCAGCTCTAGCAGCTCTTGAGGAGCTAGCTGGTGATGACGAGGGTCCGAAGACGACACGCCCTTGGCGGGAGCGCTTCCTCCGGTGTACTCCGGTGGTCCGGGAGGCTCTGGTGGGCCAGATCGTCGTGGACGATCTGGCGCCTCGAGTGTCAGAGGTGGACTCTAAGCTCCGTGAAGTGATCGGCGTATGGAAGACGGATCAGGGCCAGAGCCAAGAGATCCTGGAGGAGCTGAAGGGCTGGTGGTGGGGGGTCTCCAAGGAGATGCTCGACCGCTCCAACCCCAGCCGGAGGGAGACTGTTTCCGCCGAGGAACTGCGCACGAAGATCGACTATGTGATGAGCAAGTACGCGCAGACCTCGTTGCCCATCAGCGACCGGCTGGAAAGGCTCACCGAGGAAGAGGTGGCCCGGTACAAGGACCGCGTCTTCGTTGCCCAGCTCCAGCTCCTGAAACTGGGACGCCGAAGCATCCGATTCCATCTCGGCGAGTATCACCACGCATGGACCCATCGATCTCGCTGGCTCCACCGTCACTACGTCGCCCAGAGCGAACTCGACCAGTTCGAGTCAGATCTCCGGCGTGAATGGGAGATGGTGTTCTCCAAACTCGCCGACGCTTTTGACGCTGGCGAGTACGGGGACGATGCGGTCAAGGCCGGTGTGGACATTCTGGACAAGGCCATGGCTGCTGTAGAAACACTGCGGCTGCGTCCGCAGGTGGAGAAGCGGTGGGTCGCCCGCGGCACGCTTCACGCTTTGGCCGATCTGGCTACGCAGGACGACGAGCCGGTGGGCTGGCATCCCGACTTCGAGAACCTGCTGTCCCAGTCGTCTGATACTGCTGACGGGGAGGAATAG